TCTCAAAAATAAGTTTAAGTTAGCGTATTGTTATGGCAGCTTCACAACACTTCATATATTACAAACATCTTCGCCATCGGCCTTAGGCTCCGTTTTATTAGTGATAGTATACTACAGAATTGTGCAAAGTGTCAACTGTAAAAAGACAGTTAAAATGTCTTTATTTTTAGTACTAAAGTATTTTATTTTATTAAAGTTCTTTTACACAGAACAAAAGTACTAAATTTTAGTAAAAAAACTGTTGTATTTTATTTTTTTATGTGTTATTATTCTTAAAAATAAAAATTAATTTTCAAAAAGGACGGTGATAATTATGAGTAACGAAAGAGGTAATTGGGGATCAAGTGTAGGATTTGTATTAGCAGCTGCAGGATCAGCTATAGGACTTGGAAATTTATGGAAGTTTCCTTACTTAGCAGGAAAGAATGGTGGAGGAGCGTTTGTGCTAGTTTATCTATCACTAATAGTAATATTAGGATTCTCTTTAATGCTAGGAGAGATGGCTATAGGTAGAAGAGGAAAATCAGATGCCTTTGGTTCATATAACAATATTAAAAAAGGTTGGGGATTCGTAGGAATATTTGGAATTTTATGTTGTTTCATTATCTACTCGTACTATGTAGTTATCGCTGGGTGGATTGTAAAATATATCGGTATGTTTATTAGAGGGGGATTAACAGAGGATCCAGTGACGACATTCGGAAACTTTATTTCGTCTGGAACTTCACCTATAATATATAGCTTCATTGTAGTAATTGTAACGGCATTAATTGTTTTAAAAGGTGTATCTGGTGGAATTGAAAAAGCAAGTAAAATAATGATGCCTGTGTTGTTTATATTTATGTTAGTTATTGTAGCAAGATCAGTAACTCTTCCAAATGCCATGGAAGGAATTAAATATTTCCTTAAGCCTGATTTCTCACAGATAACTCCTTCAGTTGTAATTGCAGCTTTAGGACAGGTATTTTTCTCACTAAGTTTAGGTATGGGTGCCATGATAACTTATGGTAGTTACTTACCTAAGGATACGAACCTTGTAAAAAGTGCGTTCTGTATCCCAGTGCTAGATACACTGATTGCTTTATTAGCAGGACTTGCCATCCTACCAGCAGTTTTCTCATTCGGTTTAGAGCCAACAGCTGGACCAGGATTAATCTTTATAACTTTACCAAAAGTATTTGCTTCAATGCCTTTTGGTAATATCTTTGGAATTATATTCTTCCTACTAGTTTTATTTGCTGCACTTACATCAACTATCTCTTTATTAGAGGTTGTAGTATCGTTTGTTGTGGATCAAATGAAGTTAGATAGAAAGAAAGCTACAGTTTTAGTAAGTGCTTTAATAGCAGGATTTGCAATTCCAAACTCACACTCGTTTGGACCAATGGCGGAATTAAATGTATTCTTTGGAATGAACTTCTTTGATTTCTTAGGATACTTAACAGATAATATTTTACTTCCAGTTGGAGGGTTACTGCTTTGTGTATTCATTGGATTTGTTTGGGATAAAGAGGATCTTAAAAATGAGATTACAAACAATGGAGAGATTTCATTCCCACTGTTCTCAGCTTGGATGATTGGAGTTAAATACTTAGGAATTCAACTGTTATCATTAATTTTACTTGGAGCAATCGGAGTGGCTGGAAAAGGTATAAACTACTCGTTGATAGCAATCTTTATGCTACAAGTTTTATTCGATGTATTAGAGAATAAAAAGAGATCGAAATCAGCAGCCTAAAAGAAAAGAGAATAGTTTTTCTATTAAAAGATGTAGTTTAGCTACATCTTTTTTTTATTTTTTCTTACAAAAATGTTATACTAAGTATACTAAACAAGAAGGAGCAGAGTATGAGAAAACTACTATTTTTATTTAAAATTTCAATAATCTTAATAGCTCTACTAGAGGCTCTTTATGCTAAGGATATAGACCCTTTAAAAGAGTTCACTTACGATATAGTTATTGAAAACTACAGTAAGAACATTAAAAGGGATGTTAAAATAAAAAATGATTTAAATGAGGTAAAAGGAGTTTTAGCCAATAACGGTGAAAACTTTTTAGATATAGAGGGGGCTGCTTTCACATCTTGGGAGATATATAAAGAGGATGAAAAAATCAGCAGTGGGTATAGAGATAGCTTAGATGAAATAATTTCAGAGTTGCATCCAAATGAGGTCATAAGGTATAGGATTATTGCAAAACCAGATAAAAAGCTTCTTCATCAGGTTTTAAAAAATGAGGTTACAATCTACGAAGGCGAACAGATATCTGAAAAATTACGATATGAAAATGAGGTTTTAGGTTCAAAACCAAAGATAAAAAGAGAGGTGGATTCTGAAACCTACTCTTTAGGAGACTATCTAACTTATAGATTGATAGTAGAACCAGATGGACCGGGATATCTGAATAACTATGTTATAGATGAACATATACAGGATATTTTAGTTCCAACTTTGAGTGGAAAAGATGAACCATTTTTAAAAGATATTGAGATTAAAACGAATCAAAAAACCTCGGGTACAGGTGTGGATATAAAAAATGGTGAGAGATTGATTTATGAGATTAAAGGGCGTGTGAACGAAGGTGTTTTAGGAGATGTGGTATACAAAGATTTAAAAATAAAAAGTCCACCTGCTAATATAAAAGCTAAGTTTTTGAACTCTTCGAACTATTCTCCGGGAAGACTTTATACCTACGAGATAGAGATAGAGAATAGTGGTTTAGGAAATTCAAAAGATACTTCAATTCAAGCTCTAATGAAAAAGAGTGAGGCTCGAGATTGGAATGAAGAGATGTCACCAGCTTTTTTCAATGCCCAAGATATAAATGAAAAGGTAAACATTGGAGCGGGAAAGAGAGTTGTAAAAAAATACTCTGTCACTATATCTGAATTTCTAGTTGGAGATATATATTTGGATGTTTTGATTAATAGTCATACATACAGTAATAAAATAAAATCATATTCACCTGAAGCAAATGTAGTTCAAAAAGTTGAGAGATATTTGGATAAAACGGGTAAGAAAAAATTAGAGGGCTACACACCGGGGGGATATATAGAGTATCTTTTCAGAATAGAGAACAAAGGAAAAGGGATTTTGAAAGATTACGACTTAGACCCCAATATAGATGAGATTAAAACAAAATCTCACAGTGGAGATCAGATTTTTGCATTTATAAGTACCGATACGAAAAGTTCTTTAGAAAGAGGAGAGGGAGCTCGTTTACTACCAGGAGGATATGTAGAATATAGGGTTTTAGGAAAGGTAAGTAGAGAGGCTGTAGGAGATATTGTAAAAGGAGATATAGAATCGAAGATGTTGAAAAGTGAGGTATCACACTCGTTTTCAGTTTCGAAAGAGAGCTACAAACCTGGAGAAACTATCGAATACAGTGTCACTCTGAAAAATGAAGGACTTGGAACAGCCTATGGGATTCCTTACAAATTGGGTATAGCTGAGGCAAAGGTAAAACAGTCTGGACTTAAAAATAGAGATGTAAACCCATTTAGAAATGTTGAAGAGATAGAGCGTTTACCAGTTATATACCCCGGTGAGGAGTTCAAATATGTCTTTAAAGGGGTAACTAAAAACAGTATTTTTGAGAGTATACAGGTGGATTCAACTTATGGTGAAGTGGTGAAAAAGAGTGAAGTGACCGCTCTTCCGGGAAAAGTTGAGTTTACAAACACTTTAAAGAGTGTGAATGGAAAGCTAATGAATGGAACTTTAAAGTATAAACCTGGAGATATGGTGACATATGAGATTCACCTAAAAAATATTGGAGAGGGATTTCTAAGTGATATTTTTGTAGAGAGTAATCTTGAGGATGTGAAGGCTTTAGTTGCAGGCTCGGATGTAAAAGAGAAGGTTTTAGAAAATATAGATATCTCTATACAGAGTAGCGATCCAAGAACGGTTATAACATCTGAGATGGGAGACAATATAAATCACATACGAAAAAATATAGATTTTGCTCCAAAGAGTAGTATTGTATTTCAGATTTCAGCTATAGTATCTGATAAGGCTCTTGGAAGTTTGAGTGGGCTGGTATTCAAGGTGAACGGTAGTAGCAAAACATCTGAGGGATTGAGCAGTGTGAGTGGTTCTATAAAAGGTGAAAAGACACTTTTAGAACCAGAGAATGGAGTTTATAAACCCGGAGATAAATTGAAATATATGCTTACTATCAAAAATACTGGTGATGGATATGGACGATATATTCCAATAGAGGATTTACTGTCA
This genomic window from Cetobacterium sp. ZOR0034 contains:
- a CDS encoding sodium-dependent transporter, whose amino-acid sequence is MSNERGNWGSSVGFVLAAAGSAIGLGNLWKFPYLAGKNGGGAFVLVYLSLIVILGFSLMLGEMAIGRRGKSDAFGSYNNIKKGWGFVGIFGILCCFIIYSYYVVIAGWIVKYIGMFIRGGLTEDPVTTFGNFISSGTSPIIYSFIVVIVTALIVLKGVSGGIEKASKIMMPVLFIFMLVIVARSVTLPNAMEGIKYFLKPDFSQITPSVVIAALGQVFFSLSLGMGAMITYGSYLPKDTNLVKSAFCIPVLDTLIALLAGLAILPAVFSFGLEPTAGPGLIFITLPKVFASMPFGNIFGIIFFLLVLFAALTSTISLLEVVVSFVVDQMKLDRKKATVLVSALIAGFAIPNSHSFGPMAELNVFFGMNFFDFLGYLTDNILLPVGGLLLCVFIGFVWDKEDLKNEITNNGEISFPLFSAWMIGVKYLGIQLLSLILLGAIGVAGKGINYSLIAIFMLQVLFDVLENKKRSKSAA